The Xiphophorus couchianus chromosome 14, X_couchianus-1.0, whole genome shotgun sequence genome includes a region encoding these proteins:
- the LOC114157860 gene encoding uncharacterized protein LOC114157860: protein MAQSSNRCYCSVPCCSNNKQKQPYLSFHDFPVDVEKRARWVRAIRRDEGKMFQILRGSTFVCSQHFTPEDISTTASGRKRISQGAVPSRFHWNDWGRSSQAHESVYRRTKKSLSAAVQDDSHKIADPEDSSKEKLPAGPMAKDHDYACHSFPGELHGAIQRIKELEFQVLSLEMEILELTLQKKQPVIFRFCLTDEDFRYYTKFTSKEVFNVFWESVYPSASRLVYWSKAQRTAEEIPSPQRKLPLIDELFMFLCRVAAGLQEKTLSTIFEVSLSTVSRTILTWTSYLYLVLGSLSLWMTREQVQRTMPGKFKQYCPHVRAIIDCTEIRCETASSLTLQSETFSNYKNHTTFKGLIGIAPCGIITFVSRLYTGSISDIEITRKSQILTLLQPGDGVMADKGFQIEKILSEVGATLIIPPLKKSTQLSMEDTQKTQAIARLRILVERAIRRVKEYHIWDGLVPLSMVGSVNQLWAICCLLSNYQGPLDLKGDKPV, encoded by the exons ATGGCACAATCATCAAACCGTTGCTATTGTAGTGTGCCATGCTGttcaaataacaaacaaaaacaaccctaTTTGAGCTTCCATGACTTTCCTGTGGATGTGGAAAAACGTGCCCGCTGGGTAAGAGCAATCAGGAGagatgaaggaaaaatgtttcaaatcctCAGAGGGAGCACCTTTGTCTGCAGCCAGCACTTTACCCCAGAGGATATAAGTACAACAGCCAGTGGAAGAAAACGGATTAGTCAAGGAGCTGTGCCTTCTAGATTTCACTGGAATGATTGGG GGAGAAGTTCACAAGCTCATGAGTCTGTTTACAGGCGAACCAAAAAGTCTCTCAGTGCTGCTGTTCAGGATGACTCACATAAGATTGCTGACCCTGAGGACTCCTCAAAGGAAAAATTGCCTGCAGGTCCAATGGCAAAAGACCATGACTATGCCTGTCATTCTTTTCCGG GTGAACTACACGGTGCCATACAGAGAATTAAAGAGTTGGAGTTCCAAGTGTTATCACTTGAAATGGAAATCCTGGAGCTAACTCTTCAAAAGAAGCAGCCAGtgattttcaggttttgtttgacAGATGAAGATTTCCGTTATTACACCAAATTCACCTCAAAAGAGGTCTTCAATGTGTTTTGGGAGTCAGTTTACCCTTCTGCTTCAAGGCTAGTGTATTGGTCCAAGGCACAGCGGACTGCAGAAGAAATACCTAGTCCACAGCGAAAACTTCCACTCATTGATGAActgtttatgtttctttgcCGTGTTGCAGCTGGACTTCAGGAGAAGACTTTGTCGACCATCTTTGAGGTCAGTTTGTCTACAGTTAGCCGCACCATTTTAACATGGACTAGTTACCTTTACCTGGTTCTTGGTTCGCTGTCATTGTGGATGACAAGAGAGCAAGTTCAGCGCACTATGCCTGGCAAATTTAAACAGTACTGCCCTCACGTGCGTGCGATTATAGACTGCACTGAGATCCGTTGTGAAACTGCATCCTCACTCACACTACAGTCAGAAACCTTTTCAAACTACAAAAACCACACCACCTTTAAAGGTCTGATTGGCATTGCTCCTTGTGGGATTATAACATTTGTATCCAGACTGTACACAGGCTCCATCTCCGACATAGAAATAACTCGAAAATCACAGATATTAACGTTACTTCAGCCTGGAGATGGGGTTATGGCCGACAAGGGTTTCCAGATAGAGAAGATTCTGTCAGAGGTGGGAGCAACGCTTATCATTCCTCCACTTAAAAAATCCACCCAACTCAGCATGGAGGACACCCAGAAGACCCAGGCTATTGCTCGGCTGAGGATTTTAGTTGAAAGAGCCATACGAAGGGTGAAAGAGTACCATATCTGGGATGGTCTTGTTCCTCTTTCTATGGTAGGCTCAGTCAATCAGCTGTGGGCCATCTGCTGTCTACTTTCAAACTATCAGGGACCTCTGGATCTAAAAGGCGACAAACCTGTGTAG
- the LOC114158046 gene encoding uncharacterized protein LOC114158046 has protein sequence MFFPNTVGTVSTAVEGEVSVRGRCHRSMKKKEEAHYLQVTLDSFVVPVELKYMSCSCTAGKALCNHMVGLLFQTAHYSTMGYKTVPLPLSCTSSLQTWHRPRTKGVAPEATNDMTVCKPVAREKTRIRTSVKCTLYRAYAGPLPDPHIEASGEKLKEIRPQPGICKLLYGLQNLTLVDSKFGPVPFGSVLSYQCPPEMSRDIIKHPDAPEFPQLPVDGYSFRFPLDFEPNYRQLCHLESLKISRKICAAIEAETRQQSECQLWTEVRKPRLTASRFREVCHVRGQSSAKALATRILRRTPQTAAMKRGLDLEPEILKQYSDLFDVSVMQCGFIIHPDAPHLGASPDAKVFNPKEMPPFGLAEVKSCNVDNVAQVNHLVTIKGQACLKKSHKYYYQVQGQLAVSGLQWCDFITDTHTDFTVERIFRDEELILSMRQRLDHFYHDIYMDVFLNGKP, from the exons atgtttttcccaAACACTGTTGGAACAGTCTCGACTGCAGTTGAGGGAGAGGTGTCAGTGAGAGGACGATGTCACAGGTCaatgaagaaaaaggaggaagctCATTACCTTCAG GTTACACTTGATTCTTTTGTGGTGCCTGTGGAACTGAAGTACATGTCATGTTCTTGCACAGCTGGGAAAGCCCTGTGCAATCACATGGTGGGTCTTCTGTTTCAAACTGCTCACTACAGTACAATGGGCTACAAGACCGTACCATTGCCTCTGTCGTGCACCAGTTCACTGCAGACCTGGCACCGTCCAAGGACAAAG GGAGTTGCACCAGAGGCTACAAATGATATGACAGTGTGTAAACCTGTGGCAAGGGAAAAAACCAGGATTAGGACTAGCGTGAAGTGCACACTGTACAGAGCGTATGCAG GTCCTCTTCCAGATCCTCATATTGAAGCCAGCGGggagaaactaaaagaaatccGTCCACAACCAGGAATATGCAAGTTGCTTTATGGACTGCAAAACCTTACTTTAGTGGACTCTAAATTTGGTCCTGTGCCATTTGGTTCTGTGCTCTCATATCAGTGTCCTCCTGAAATGAGCAGAGACATAATCAAACATCCAGATGCCCCTGAGTTCCCTCAATTACCTGTTGACGGCTACAGCTTTAGGTTTCCACTAGATTTTGAGCCTAATTATAGGCAACTTTGCCATTTAGAGAGCCTTAAGATATCACGTAAGATCTGTGCTGCTATTGAAGCAGAAACCAGACAGCAATCAGAATGCCAGCTGTGGACAGAGGTACGCAAACCCCGACTTACAGCCAGCAGGTTCCGTGAAGTATGCCATGTGCGTGGTCAGTCTTCTGCCAAGGCCTTGGCAACTCGTATTCTCAGAAGAACTCCCCAGACAGCTGCTATGAAAAGAGGGTTGGATCTGGAACCTGAAATACTGAAGCAATATTCTGATTTGTTTGATGTCTCTGTGATGCAATGTGGGTTTATCATTCATCCTGACGCACCTCACCTTGGAGCTAGCCCTGATGCTAAAGTCTTCAACCCTAAGGAAATGCCTCCATTTGGGTTAGCTGAGGTAAAGAGTTGCAATGTTGACAATGTGGCACAAGTTAATCACCTAGTTACAATTAAAGGCCAGGCTTGCCTTAAGAAGAGTCATAAATACTATTATCAGGTTCAGGGCCAATTGGCTGTAAGCGGACTTCAGTGGTGTGATTTTATTACAGATACCCACACTGACTTCACAGTTGAGAGAATATTTAGGGATGAGGAGCTTATCCTCTCAATGAGACAGAGGCTTGATCATTTCTATCATGACATCTACATGGATGTTTTCTTAAATGGTAAACCTTGA